The nucleotide sequence ACCGACCTCGACCAGATAGTTCTCGATGCCATTGGCCTCGAGCACATCGGCGACTCGATCCACCCCATAGCCCTTGGCGATCCCCGACAGGTCGGCATACACCGGCTTGCGCTTGATCACCGTATTGCCATCGAGCTCCAGCGCCAGATGATCGACCTTCTCGAGCGCCTGCGCGATCTGTGCATCACTCGGTGCCTTGTCGAGACGCTCATCCGGGCCAAAGCCCCACAGATTGACGGCCGGGCCGACGGTGATGTCAAAGGCACCCTCGGAGCGCCTGCCGATATCCTGCGATTCGGCCAGCACCTGCGCCAGGCCATCCGACAGCGTGATCGGCGTATCCAGCGGTGCCTGATTGAGCTTCGAGAGCTCCGAGGTGTCCTTGTAGGTCGACATCTGCCAGTCGACCTTGTCCAGCGCCTCGACGCTCGCCTGCTTGAGTGACGCCACCTCATCGACATCCAGATCCCCTGCCACCGTGACATGGAATCCGGTGCCGAAGATGGGACCGGCGAAGCGATGCAACTCAGGGTTGCTGGAATTTTCACAGCCTGCAACCAGCAGGGCCAGCCCCATGAGGGCCGGCCCTGCCAGTCGTCTTGCGACGCGTGACATCATCGATCAACCACCGAAGTCATCGAGCAGGATGTTCTCCGGCTCCACACCCATGTCGGTCAGCATCTTGACGACGGCGGCGTTCATCATGGGCGGCCCGCACATGTAGTACTCGCAGTCCTCAGGGGCCGGGTGGTCCTTGAGGTAGTTTTCGTACAGGACATTATGGATGAAGCCCGTCGGGCCTTCCCAGTTGTCCTCAGGCTGCGGATCAGACAGCGCCAGGTGCCACTCGAAGTTCTCGTTCTCTTCGGCCAGCTGGTCGTATTCCTCGTTGTAGAACGACTCGCGCATGGAGCGCGCACCGTACCAGAACGACATCTTGCGCTTGGAATTCAGACGCTTGAGCTGATCGAAGATATGGCTGCGCATCGGCGCCATGCCGGCACCGCCACCGATGAAGACCATCTCGGCGTCGGTATCCTTGGCGAAGAACTCACCGAACGGCCCCATCACGGTCACCTTGTCACCCGGCTTCAGCGAGAAGACATAGGTGGACATCAGCCCCGGCGGATGCTGGGAATTCGGCGGCGGAGTGGCGATACGGATGTTGAACTTCAGGATGCCGTACTCTTCCGGATAGTTCGCCATGGAGTAGGCGCGGATGACCGGCTCTTCGTTCTTGTGCTGAACGTTGAACAGACCGAACTTCTCCCAGTCACCACGATACTCTTCTTCGATATCGAAGTCGGAGAACTTGATGTCGTAGGCCGGCGCTTCCAGCTGCACGTAACCGCCGGCGCGGAAGTTGACTTCCTCGCCTTCCGGCAGCTGCAGGTTCAGCTCCTTGATGAAGGTCGCGACGTTCGGGTTGGCGGTCACGGTGGTTTCCCACTTCTTCACACCGAAGATCTCTTCCGGCACTTCGATCTTCATGTCCTGCTTGACCGGGACCTGGCATGACAGGCGCCAGCCTTCCTTCTTCTCACCCATGGTGAAGTGGGATTCCTCGGTGGGCAGGATGGAGCCGCCGCCCTCCTCGATCCGACACTTGCACTGGGCACAGGAACCCCCGCCACCACAGGCGGAGGACAGGAAGATGCCATTGGCCGCCAGGGTCTGCAGCAGCTTGCCGCCGGCCTGGGTGGTCAGGGTGTTGGCGGGGTCGCCATTGATCTCGATCTGGACGTCACCGCTCGAGACCAGCTTGCTGCGTGCCGCGAGAATCACGAGCACCAGGCCGATCACGACCACGGTGAACATGACGACGCCGAGCACGATGATGGAGGTATCTACCATTTCGATTTCCTTATGCTCGGTTGCGTTACAGCTGGACGCCGGAGAAGGACATGAAGCCCAGCGACATCAGGCCAACGGTAATGAAGGTAATGCCGAGACCCTGCAGGCCAGCCGGCACGTCAGAGTACTTGAGCTTCTCGCGGATACCGGCCAGTGCGGCGATCGCCAGTGCCCAGCCGAAGCCGGCACCCACGCCATAGATCACGGACTCGCCGAAGCTGTAGTCACGCTGCACCATGAACAGGGCCGCACCGAGAATCGCGCAGTTGACCGTGATCAGCGGCAGGAACACGCCCAGCGCGTTGTAGAGCGCCGGCACGAACTTGTCGAGGAACATCTCGAGGATCTGGACGATCGCCGCGATGACGCCGATGTAGGACAGGTAACCCAGGAAGGACAGGTCGATGCTTTCCGCACCTTTCAGACCGGTCCAGGTCAGCGCGCCTTCACGCAGCAGATAGTTCAGGATCAGGTTGTTGACCGGGACGGTCACCGCCAGCACGACGATGACGGCCACGCCCAGACCGAT is from Cobetia marina and encodes:
- a CDS encoding FAD:protein FMN transferase; translation: MMSRVARRLAGPALMGLALLVAGCENSSNPELHRFAGPIFGTGFHVTVAGDLDVDEVASLKQASVEALDKVDWQMSTYKDTSELSKLNQAPLDTPITLSDGLAQVLAESQDIGRRSEGAFDITVGPAVNLWGFGPDERLDKAPSDAQIAQALEKVDHLALELDGNTVIKRKPVYADLSGIAKGYGVDRVADVLEANGIENYLVEVGGEIRVKGEKPGHKPWRIAIEAPKSFERSVQRIIDPGNAAVATSGDYRNYFEQDGVRYSHTIDPRTGRPIQHSLASVTVITPDCASADAWATALNVLGAEKAMAIARRENIAAYFIVKTDDGFKQSWSPAFAPYLKDAPATGDTKPAGESSV
- the nqrF gene encoding NADH:ubiquinone reductase (Na(+)-transporting) subunit F, with the translated sequence MVDTSIIVLGVVMFTVVVIGLVLVILAARSKLVSSGDVQIEINGDPANTLTTQAGGKLLQTLAANGIFLSSACGGGGSCAQCKCRIEEGGGSILPTEESHFTMGEKKEGWRLSCQVPVKQDMKIEVPEEIFGVKKWETTVTANPNVATFIKELNLQLPEGEEVNFRAGGYVQLEAPAYDIKFSDFDIEEEYRGDWEKFGLFNVQHKNEEPVIRAYSMANYPEEYGILKFNIRIATPPPNSQHPPGLMSTYVFSLKPGDKVTVMGPFGEFFAKDTDAEMVFIGGGAGMAPMRSHIFDQLKRLNSKRKMSFWYGARSMRESFYNEEYDQLAEENENFEWHLALSDPQPEDNWEGPTGFIHNVLYENYLKDHPAPEDCEYYMCGPPMMNAAVVKMLTDMGVEPENILLDDFGG
- the nqrE gene encoding NADH:ubiquinone reductase (Na(+)-transporting) subunit E, whose amino-acid sequence is MFEHYLSLFIKAVFVENMALAFFLGMCTFLAVSKKIQSAIGLGVAVIVVLAVTVPVNNLILNYLLREGALTWTGLKGAESIDLSFLGYLSYIGVIAAIVQILEMFLDKFVPALYNALGVFLPLITVNCAILGAALFMVQRDYSFGESVIYGVGAGFGWALAIAALAGIREKLKYSDVPAGLQGLGITFITVGLMSLGFMSFSGVQL